The genomic DNA CGTCTATCAGGGGGGTTTCTGAGACCACGGTTATCAGGGGGGAGGACATAACCTCCCCCGCCTTGATGTTCCAAGGGTTACGCCCCTTTGCCACAACCCTCACGACTATATCCCTCTCAGTCACGATCCCTACGGGTCTATCCTCCCGGTCCAGGACTATGACGGCGCCTATGTTATTCTCATCCATCACCCTTGCAACCTCCGTGATCTCCTTATCCTCACCTATCGTTATGGCGGGGCTAGACATTGCCTCCCTGACGATCATCCTATAGGTCAGCTCGAGCTCCAATCAGGCCTCACGACATGATAAAGGGATTCAACCTCTAGGTAAAAAGCTTACCAAGCCTAGGCTCTCGGATCCTTTGGGGATCATTCTGCGGAGTGGAGGGTGCAGCCGCAGCCTTCACACCTTATCTTTTCATCGCTGGAGCCCTTCCTGAGGTCCACCCTCATCCAGCTCCCGCAGTTGGAGCATCTAATTAAGAGACCCTCATAGTCCCCTTCTCCCCTGCATATGAGGATAGGAGAATGGAGATATCTTGGTTGTGGGACCTCCCTTCTCAGCCCTAGCCTAGAGGCCTTCTGCCTAATTGCCTGTGTGGTCCTCCCCGGGAGGGCCTCGGAGAGGCTATCTATGGAGACATCTGAGGAGTAATGGGCTCTGAGCCTGTTGATCTCCTCCTCAGTCCACCTCCTCCTAGACATATCCCCTCCCCCGATGTGGGGGGCTAGGCCGGTTTATGAGCCGGACCCCGGACAAACGGCCCCCCGTCCTAGACCTCAGCGGCATGTCCTTTCAACCAGCCATGCCCGGGATCCATTTGAAGATATGATTTGTCCCGACTCTAAAGCTGGATGCCCGGTTTAATTATAACAACCTTTTAAAAACGGGTTCCTATGAGAAATCCCCTTTAAGGTTTTCCAAATCTATATGGGGAGAGGAGCTTAAGATTCTTTTAAACATCTAGGAGGATCCCAAGATTAGATTTACCAGGAGAGGTTCAATGGGCGGTGTTTTAAGTAAGAGCTCTGATGGTTCTCCTCCGAAAGGTTTAAT from Candidatus Bathyarchaeota archaeon includes the following:
- a CDS encoding CBS domain-containing protein; the encoded protein is MELELTYRMIVREAMSSPAITIGEDKEITEVARVMDENNIGAVIVLDREDRPVGIVTERDIVVRVVAKGRNPWNIKAGEVMSSPLITVVSETPLIDAMMLMSRLNIRRLGVTYKGSLVGVVTERDILRIVPTIIEIVRERSKIQGGVGAGSPSLTGICERCGAYSMNLKAVEGMYLCEDCVADEEV